Proteins from a single region of Bremerella sp. JC817:
- a CDS encoding ammonium transporter — MRTYFLRGLLACALVGLFATQFLATSVVAQTTTEASPEVLEPREVVPVEAGNANEVEVPEEEAPGLDSGDNAWMLTSSALVLFMTAPGLAMFYSGLVRKKNVLGVMMQCLFLMGLMTVVWSLWGYTLAFGGDDPYIGNLEFLFMENVQPAYDAELGEPVTPMHGTIPEYTFMLFQGMFFIITPALICGAFAERMKFSAMAVFSILWGTLVYCPLCHWVWDGGILAYGEPASLAGGALDFAGGTVVHISSGISALVCAIFVGKRLGYGHDDMRPHNLTYTTLGAAMLWVGWFGFNAGSACAADALASNAFAVTHFSAAAGAVAWAMMEWIQRGKPSVLGCASGAVAGLVCITPAAGFVLPMPALAMGAAAGIVCYYTCTVLKQQMGYDDSLDAFGVHGVGGTLGAVLTGVFATRNVMGGEPIGLYEGGGVSLLIGQVVAVLVTVAFSVAATAILLKLIDVLIGLRVTQESEIRGLDISEHGEEGYIFS, encoded by the coding sequence ATGCGCACGTATTTCCTTCGCGGGCTGCTGGCCTGCGCGCTGGTTGGCCTGTTTGCTACCCAGTTTCTTGCTACTTCCGTAGTCGCTCAAACTACGACGGAAGCTTCGCCCGAGGTCTTGGAACCTCGCGAAGTGGTTCCTGTCGAGGCTGGTAACGCGAACGAAGTGGAAGTTCCAGAAGAGGAGGCGCCTGGCCTCGATTCCGGCGACAATGCCTGGATGCTGACATCCAGCGCGTTGGTCTTGTTCATGACTGCCCCAGGTCTGGCAATGTTCTACAGTGGTCTGGTCCGCAAGAAGAACGTCTTGGGCGTGATGATGCAGTGCTTGTTCCTGATGGGGCTGATGACCGTGGTCTGGAGCCTGTGGGGCTACACCCTTGCGTTTGGTGGCGACGACCCCTACATCGGCAACCTGGAATTCCTGTTTATGGAAAACGTGCAGCCGGCCTACGATGCCGAACTGGGCGAACCGGTCACGCCAATGCACGGGACGATTCCTGAATACACGTTCATGCTGTTCCAAGGCATGTTCTTCATTATCACCCCTGCCCTGATCTGTGGTGCCTTTGCAGAACGAATGAAGTTCTCGGCGATGGCCGTCTTCTCGATCTTGTGGGGAACGCTCGTTTATTGCCCGCTGTGCCACTGGGTTTGGGACGGCGGCATTCTGGCTTATGGCGAACCTGCTTCGCTGGCTGGTGGTGCCCTCGACTTCGCTGGCGGCACGGTCGTGCATATCAGCTCGGGCATCTCGGCCCTGGTTTGTGCGATCTTCGTGGGCAAGCGTTTAGGCTATGGTCACGACGATATGCGTCCTCATAACCTGACCTACACCACCCTGGGCGCTGCGATGCTGTGGGTTGGTTGGTTCGGTTTCAATGCCGGTAGTGCCTGTGCTGCCGACGCGTTGGCCTCGAACGCCTTCGCCGTGACGCACTTCTCGGCTGCCGCTGGCGCGGTGGCTTGGGCCATGATGGAATGGATCCAACGCGGCAAGCCTAGTGTCCTGGGATGTGCCTCGGGTGCAGTTGCGGGCCTGGTTTGTATTACCCCTGCGGCTGGCTTCGTGTTGCCGATGCCTGCCCTGGCGATGGGAGCGGCAGCGGGTATCGTCTGTTATTACACCTGTACGGTGCTGAAGCAGCAGATGGGTTACGACGATTCGCTGGACGCATTTGGCGTGCATGGCGTAGGCGGAACTCTCGGCGCGGTACTGACCGGCGTGTTCGCCACGCGTAACGTGATGGGTGGTGAACCAATCGGCCTTTACGAGGGTGGCGGAGTCTCCCTGCTGATTGGACAAGTTGTGGCCGTTTTGGTTACGGTTGCATTTTCGGTCGCTGCGACGGCGATACTGTTGAAGCTGATCGATGTGCTGATTGGCTTGCGAGTGACTCAAGAAAGCGAAATTCGTGGCCTGGATATCTCCGAACATGGAGAAGAAGGCTACATTTTCAGCTAG
- the glnD gene encoding [protein-PII] uridylyltransferase — MAALRLRESVIAAKQKLATDREKLKRQHEAGTPGVQLCAQITDCFDSIILDLVNAAANDVEGFTPEKVLANLAIVPHGGYGRRDTAPYSDIDLMILHEPTFREPAIQFTKRLQQDVFDVGLILGHSLRTPSQATSFALSDATIFTSLAENRYLAGSVSLFRRFAEPFRRKARLNFRRLYKAIMKSRDEERAQYGEVVHMLEPNIKRSSGSLRGIQMVRWLGFARYGENELDALNRVGAISDKDRKSLRDAREYLLRLRNELHFHAGKSSDLLDRAEQIRIAELYGYEGTEGLLPVEQFMQTYFEHTSGVRDAARHFIASIRPQSIFLSMLGPVMTRRVDRDFHVGPYRISTSRRWKQRRAGQLDEVLELMIAANRFGRHIDHPTWEVIRRKFHGNVDVELTETTRKLFLSLLAEPGRLGELLRRLHELRLLEKIVPDMAHARCLLQFNQYHKYTVDAHCIKTVECACDFLNRDDMLGDVYRSIKKKWLLHLALLIHDLGKGFPEDHSIVGARIAEEVADRFWLSPQDKETLVHLVLYHLQMSHLAFRRDTSDEQLVLRFAMDNGPAERLKMLYVLTCADFAGVGPGTLNDWKVRVLTDLYRRSMLHLGGDDTLDTVQQRRKKLDALASLVRGHQNEDWFKRVIDSLPDGFLRETPASQIINDLEQLQAMRDDSPMVTCLYREDRGVLEITIGTREALMQGVFHRLTGAVTSQRMTILAAEINTLADGLVLDRYFVQDKDHEGEPPAERLEDICQRIRKYLTDPADQAPTFTSTWTSRNQRMAEEAISIPTDIKIDNETAENYTIVEVFTQDRQGLLYQISRLLYEMGLSVHVARITTHLDQVVDVFYVTDANDKKIFDDKRLEGIKLALRESLAEQNS, encoded by the coding sequence ATGGCAGCACTGCGACTTCGCGAATCGGTTATCGCGGCCAAACAAAAGCTGGCGACGGATCGCGAGAAACTGAAGCGGCAACATGAAGCGGGGACGCCCGGTGTGCAGCTTTGCGCTCAGATCACCGACTGCTTCGATTCGATCATTCTCGACCTGGTGAATGCCGCGGCGAACGATGTCGAAGGGTTCACACCCGAGAAGGTGCTGGCCAATCTGGCGATCGTGCCGCATGGTGGCTATGGTCGTCGTGATACGGCCCCCTACTCCGATATCGACTTGATGATTCTGCACGAGCCAACCTTTCGCGAACCGGCGATCCAGTTCACCAAGCGGCTGCAGCAAGATGTCTTCGACGTGGGGCTGATCCTGGGGCATAGCTTGCGGACACCCTCCCAAGCCACTTCCTTCGCGCTATCAGATGCCACCATCTTCACGTCGCTGGCCGAGAATCGTTACCTCGCCGGTAGCGTCAGTTTGTTTCGTCGTTTTGCCGAGCCGTTCCGTCGCAAGGCCCGCTTGAACTTCCGTCGCTTGTACAAAGCGATCATGAAGTCGCGTGATGAAGAACGGGCCCAGTATGGCGAAGTAGTCCACATGCTCGAACCAAACATCAAGCGTTCGAGCGGCAGTTTGCGTGGAATTCAGATGGTTCGCTGGCTTGGCTTTGCCCGGTATGGTGAAAACGAACTCGACGCATTGAACCGCGTTGGTGCCATCTCAGACAAGGACCGCAAGAGCCTGCGAGATGCTCGCGAATACCTGCTGCGGCTGCGAAATGAATTGCATTTCCACGCTGGCAAGTCCTCGGATCTTCTCGATCGTGCCGAGCAGATTCGCATTGCTGAACTGTATGGCTACGAAGGGACCGAAGGGTTGCTGCCGGTCGAACAGTTCATGCAAACCTACTTCGAGCATACCAGCGGTGTCCGCGACGCGGCTCGGCATTTCATCGCGTCGATTCGACCGCAGTCGATTTTCCTGTCGATGCTAGGCCCGGTGATGACACGGCGTGTCGACCGTGATTTTCACGTGGGGCCTTACCGCATCAGTACTTCGCGTCGCTGGAAGCAGCGCCGTGCCGGGCAATTGGATGAAGTACTCGAACTGATGATCGCGGCCAATCGCTTTGGCCGGCATATCGATCATCCGACCTGGGAAGTCATACGCCGCAAGTTTCACGGTAACGTCGATGTCGAGCTGACCGAAACGACACGTAAGTTGTTTCTGTCGTTACTGGCCGAACCAGGCCGACTTGGCGAACTCCTTCGTCGGCTTCACGAGTTGCGGTTGCTCGAGAAGATTGTTCCCGATATGGCCCATGCGCGCTGCTTGCTGCAGTTCAATCAGTACCACAAGTACACCGTCGATGCCCACTGTATCAAGACAGTGGAATGTGCGTGCGACTTCTTGAACCGGGACGATATGCTCGGGGACGTTTATCGTTCGATCAAGAAGAAGTGGCTGTTGCACCTTGCCCTGCTGATTCACGATCTGGGAAAGGGCTTTCCGGAAGATCACAGCATTGTTGGCGCCAGGATTGCGGAAGAAGTGGCCGACCGTTTCTGGCTTTCGCCGCAAGATAAAGAAACCCTCGTGCACCTGGTGCTGTATCACTTGCAGATGTCGCACCTGGCGTTTCGCCGCGACACTTCGGACGAGCAACTGGTGTTGCGATTCGCGATGGACAATGGCCCCGCCGAACGTTTGAAGATGTTATACGTCCTGACTTGTGCCGACTTTGCCGGCGTCGGTCCCGGCACATTGAACGACTGGAAGGTTCGCGTTCTTACCGATCTTTATCGTCGCTCCATGTTGCACCTGGGTGGTGACGATACGCTCGATACCGTTCAGCAGCGGCGCAAGAAATTGGACGCCTTAGCGTCGCTGGTTCGTGGTCATCAAAACGAGGACTGGTTTAAGCGGGTGATCGATTCGCTGCCTGATGGTTTCCTCCGCGAGACCCCTGCCTCGCAGATCATTAACGACCTGGAACAACTTCAGGCGATGCGCGACGATTCGCCGATGGTGACTTGTTTGTATCGTGAAGATCGTGGTGTCCTTGAAATAACGATCGGCACGCGCGAAGCATTGATGCAGGGAGTGTTCCATCGCTTGACGGGCGCGGTAACCAGCCAACGCATGACGATTCTGGCAGCGGAAATTAACACGCTGGCAGACGGCCTGGTGCTGGATCGCTACTTCGTGCAAGACAAAGATCACGAAGGAGAGCCGCCGGCCGAACGTTTGGAAGATATCTGTCAGCGGATTCGGAAGTATCTGACCGATCCTGCTGATCAGGCCCCGACATTCACTTCGACGTGGACTTCCCGGAATCAACGGATGGCGGAAGAAGCGATCTCGATTCCAACCGACATCAAGATCGACAACGAGACCGCCGAGAACTATACGATCGTCGAAGTCTTCACCCAGGACCGTCAAGGACTGCTCTACCAGATCAGTCGCCTCTTGTACGAGATGGGGCTAAGTGTCCACGTGGCACGCATCACAACCCATCTCGATCAGGTCGTCGACGTCTTCTATGTCACCGATGCGAACGACAAGAAGATTTTTGATGACAAGCGGCTCGAGGGGATCAAGTTGGCACTGCGAGAATCGCTGGCCGAACAGAACTCGTAA
- a CDS encoding biopolymer transporter Tol, translated as MTLIPRAFSPLVPISLAVAALLMLVGTSFAQEAQSPPSIESKYLSNVRQVTSGMVKAGEGYFSPDGKQIVYQAVPPQYPFYQIYTQPLDGGEPKLISTGRGRTTCAYFSIDGKKILFASSHADPNMTKTEQEEIARQEEERKSGQRRRYSWDFDPYTEIYVKDLASGELTQLTDAQGYDAEGAFSYDGKKIAFCSDRDGDPDLYIMDADGKNLKQLTNAKGYDGGPFISPNGKWIVFRSDRKEEGFLQIYVISVDGEKEFPLTDNVGVNWAPYWHPTKPYIIWAGADHSQPGRPNYDLWLMKYEETEDAIKPGPITRITDSAAADVLPVFSPDGTKLMWTSTRTDDHSSQLFIADFTFPEDQPKEEK; from the coding sequence ATGACCTTAATTCCTCGAGCATTTTCGCCACTGGTCCCTATTTCCCTGGCAGTCGCCGCCCTGTTGATGCTGGTCGGCACCAGCTTCGCCCAAGAGGCCCAGTCGCCTCCTTCGATCGAATCGAAGTACCTTTCCAATGTCCGCCAGGTAACCTCGGGCATGGTCAAAGCAGGCGAAGGCTACTTCTCTCCCGATGGCAAGCAGATCGTCTACCAGGCGGTTCCTCCTCAATATCCCTTCTACCAGATCTACACTCAGCCACTTGACGGGGGAGAACCGAAGCTGATCAGCACCGGTCGTGGCCGTACGACGTGTGCCTACTTCAGCATCGACGGCAAGAAGATCCTGTTCGCCAGCAGTCATGCCGATCCGAACATGACCAAGACCGAGCAGGAAGAAATCGCCCGCCAGGAAGAAGAACGTAAGTCAGGCCAGCGCCGTCGATACTCGTGGGACTTCGATCCTTACACTGAAATCTATGTGAAAGACCTGGCCAGCGGAGAGCTGACGCAATTGACCGACGCTCAAGGCTATGACGCCGAAGGAGCGTTCTCGTACGATGGCAAGAAGATTGCCTTCTGCAGCGACCGCGATGGCGATCCGGACCTGTACATCATGGATGCCGATGGCAAGAATCTGAAGCAACTGACCAACGCCAAAGGCTACGACGGCGGCCCATTCATTTCGCCCAACGGCAAATGGATTGTGTTCCGCAGCGATCGCAAAGAAGAGGGATTCCTGCAGATCTACGTGATCTCGGTCGATGGCGAAAAAGAGTTTCCACTGACCGATAACGTCGGCGTGAACTGGGCCCCCTATTGGCACCCAACCAAGCCATATATTATCTGGGCTGGTGCCGATCACTCGCAGCCAGGTCGTCCGAACTACGACCTTTGGCTGATGAAGTACGAAGAGACCGAAGACGCCATCAAACCGGGGCCGATCACGCGAATCACCGACAGTGCGGCTGCCGATGTTCTGCCCGTGTTTTCACCCGATGGCACCAAGTTGATGTGGACCAGTACCCGGACCGACGATCACAGCAGCCAGTTGTTCATCGCCGACTTTACGTTTCCGGAAGACCAACCCAAGGAAGAGAAGTAA
- a CDS encoding transglutaminase-like domain-containing protein, with protein sequence MRQQIEHLTFGETSLVRTTTVEQMTLMRSGQPLKIVLENVYLESPQGELQKFTTKMSQAGSSVRYSGDVSADGKSLTIVTYKPNGEVANRDKIAWQSSAGGRFRFHQLFTDPPLKPGDTVEASVLMPALNRAGKTTVTAIDKEEVTLLDGSKQSLLKAKVVEQPSKDVQMESFYWLDETGQMVKSFAPAQQFELFRCSKEFALSPNKEVSFDWALDTIVPAPGMPKENRDQLEKLEYRVTLNSGEPAKVFASEANQAVKAIDEHTAELAVYRVPAEGKLPAGLPAMEAPVAADREASPLVQVNDPAVKTLSGQVASLKGTPSERAIALEKFVHQTIQEKNFSQGFLSAAEVAQAKVGDCTEHSVLLISLLRAQGIPARGAMGLVYVDYGEKHGFAYHMWTEAWVGDRWLPLDATRGKGGIGVDYIKVTQTNLSGSDAFAAFLPVSQVVGQLKVEVAP encoded by the coding sequence ATGCGGCAACAGATCGAGCATCTCACCTTCGGCGAAACTTCTCTGGTTCGCACCACGACCGTCGAACAAATGACCCTGATGCGGTCGGGGCAGCCGCTGAAAATCGTTCTCGAGAACGTCTATCTCGAATCTCCCCAAGGGGAACTGCAGAAATTCACGACCAAGATGAGCCAGGCCGGATCATCGGTTCGATACAGCGGCGATGTCTCGGCAGATGGCAAATCGCTGACGATTGTTACCTACAAACCGAATGGCGAAGTCGCCAATCGCGACAAGATCGCCTGGCAATCCTCGGCTGGCGGGCGGTTTCGCTTCCATCAACTGTTTACCGACCCTCCACTGAAGCCAGGCGACACCGTCGAGGCGAGTGTGCTGATGCCTGCCCTCAATCGAGCCGGCAAGACAACCGTCACGGCAATCGACAAAGAAGAAGTCACGCTTTTGGATGGCTCGAAGCAGTCGCTGCTGAAAGCCAAAGTGGTGGAACAGCCCTCCAAAGACGTGCAGATGGAGTCGTTCTATTGGCTTGACGAAACTGGCCAAATGGTGAAAAGCTTCGCTCCGGCTCAGCAGTTCGAACTCTTTCGCTGCTCGAAGGAGTTCGCCTTAAGCCCTAATAAAGAAGTCTCGTTCGACTGGGCACTCGATACGATTGTGCCTGCCCCAGGGATGCCGAAGGAAAATCGCGATCAACTCGAAAAGCTTGAGTATCGCGTCACGTTGAACTCAGGCGAGCCAGCGAAAGTGTTCGCCAGTGAAGCGAATCAGGCCGTGAAAGCAATCGACGAGCACACGGCCGAATTGGCTGTGTACCGGGTGCCGGCCGAAGGAAAACTGCCTGCCGGATTGCCGGCCATGGAAGCGCCTGTGGCTGCTGATCGCGAGGCGAGCCCGCTCGTTCAAGTGAACGATCCGGCGGTAAAGACGCTTAGCGGTCAGGTTGCTTCCCTGAAAGGGACGCCGTCAGAGCGAGCGATCGCCCTGGAAAAGTTCGTCCATCAAACGATTCAAGAGAAGAACTTCTCGCAAGGCTTTTTGTCGGCGGCAGAAGTCGCCCAGGCCAAGGTTGGCGACTGTACGGAACATTCGGTGCTATTGATCTCATTGCTCCGAGCCCAGGGGATTCCTGCGCGAGGAGCAATGGGCCTCGTCTACGTCGATTACGGCGAGAAACATGGTTTCGCCTATCACATGTGGACGGAGGCCTGGGTCGGCGATCGCTGGCTGCCACTCGATGCGACACGCGGCAAGGGAGGAATTGGCGTCGACTATATCAAGGTCACGCAAACGAACCTTAGCGGTTCGGACGCCTTCGCCGCGTTCCTGCCGGTCTCGCAGGTCGTGGGGCAACTGAAAGTAGAAGTCGCCCCTTAG
- a CDS encoding aminotransferase class I/II-fold pyridoxal phosphate-dependent enzyme: MTHPWIAERTASFDSSGIRKVFDLAANMTDPINLSIGQPDFDVPEEVKQAAIDAIEGGRNGYALTQGMPILRDKLQSQVDAEYCHSDRKVFVSSGTSGGLVLTMLAMVNPGDEVIIFDPYFVMYTSLVKLVGGVPVVLSTYPDFKIDVQKVADAITDKTKLILLNSPANPTGIVAKKEEVEALAKLAAEKNVAVISDEIYRVFTYDDSFCSPATYNENTIVIDGFSKSYGMTGWRLGFVHGPAAIIDTMIKLQQYTFVCAPQPVQWAGAAAMEVDMSAHVDAYRVKRDKLIDGLSDLYEIARPEGAFYVFPKAPWGTGSEFVAKAIENNLLIIPGNIFSGQNTHFRISYAASDETIDRGIEVLRKLAKQG, translated from the coding sequence ATGACGCACCCTTGGATCGCCGAACGCACGGCTTCTTTCGACTCGAGTGGTATCCGCAAGGTTTTCGACCTGGCGGCCAACATGACCGACCCGATCAACCTTTCGATCGGTCAGCCTGATTTCGATGTACCTGAAGAGGTCAAACAGGCCGCGATCGATGCGATTGAAGGTGGTCGTAATGGATATGCGTTAACCCAGGGGATGCCGATCCTGCGGGATAAGCTGCAGAGCCAGGTCGATGCTGAATATTGTCATTCAGACCGTAAGGTTTTTGTTTCGTCAGGTACCAGCGGCGGTCTTGTGCTGACGATGCTGGCGATGGTCAACCCAGGCGACGAAGTGATCATTTTCGATCCTTACTTCGTCATGTACACCTCGCTGGTGAAACTGGTTGGTGGGGTTCCGGTCGTGCTGAGCACCTACCCGGACTTCAAGATCGACGTCCAGAAAGTGGCCGATGCGATCACCGACAAGACGAAGCTGATCTTACTGAACAGTCCGGCCAATCCGACCGGCATTGTCGCCAAGAAGGAAGAAGTCGAAGCCCTGGCCAAGCTGGCGGCGGAAAAGAATGTCGCGGTGATTTCCGACGAGATCTACCGCGTCTTCACCTACGACGACAGCTTCTGCTCGCCTGCTACGTACAACGAGAACACGATCGTCATCGATGGTTTCTCGAAGAGCTACGGTATGACCGGTTGGCGTTTGGGCTTCGTTCACGGGCCAGCAGCGATCATCGACACAATGATCAAGTTGCAGCAGTACACCTTCGTGTGTGCTCCGCAGCCGGTGCAGTGGGCTGGTGCCGCGGCGATGGAAGTCGACATGTCGGCTCACGTCGATGCGTATCGAGTGAAGCGTGACAAGCTGATCGACGGATTGTCCGATTTGTACGAGATTGCCCGGCCTGAAGGCGCCTTCTATGTCTTCCCGAAGGCTCCGTGGGGAACCGGTTCCGAGTTCGTTGCCAAGGCGATCGAGAACAACTTGCTGATCATTCCTGGCAATATCTTTAGCGGACAGAACACCCACTTCCGGATTTCGTATGCCGCATCGGACGAAACGATTGATCGCGGGATCGAAGTTTTGCGCAAACTTGCCAAGCAAGGTTAG
- a CDS encoding P-II family nitrogen regulator — translation MKKVEAIIRHFKLDDVKNALSEQGVFGMTVIEVAGYGRQKGHTETYRGTEYAVDFVPKKKIEIVCSDENLQKVIDTILRTAQTGQIGDGKIFVTNLEDSIRIRTGETGQDAI, via the coding sequence ATGAAAAAAGTTGAAGCGATTATTCGCCATTTCAAATTGGATGACGTCAAAAACGCGTTGAGCGAGCAAGGTGTCTTCGGTATGACCGTCATCGAGGTGGCTGGGTATGGTCGCCAGAAGGGGCATACCGAGACCTATCGCGGTACGGAATACGCAGTCGATTTCGTTCCTAAGAAGAAAATCGAGATCGTGTGCAGCGATGAAAACCTGCAAAAGGTGATCGACACCATTCTGCGGACCGCTCAGACAGGCCAGATTGGGGATGGCAAGATTTTTGTCACCAATCTAGAAGACAGCATCCGGATTCGTACCGGAGAGACGGGCCAAGACGCCATTTGA
- a CDS encoding bis(5'-nucleosyl)-tetraphosphatase, whose amino-acid sequence MSESSMPQTRACGFLIVKGDPIESFLLMKHPSRWDLPKGHVDEGETDMQCALRELEEETGITADDITVDPSFRYELQYVVSYKKKFGGADALKTVVYFLARLDRDVELKLTEHGDAKWLPWNPPHDIQEKTINPLLASVAEYIASK is encoded by the coding sequence ATGTCTGAATCCTCGATGCCGCAAACCAGGGCTTGCGGCTTTCTGATTGTCAAAGGCGACCCGATCGAATCGTTTCTGCTGATGAAGCACCCGTCGCGTTGGGACCTGCCCAAGGGGCACGTCGACGAAGGGGAAACGGACATGCAATGCGCCCTGCGCGAGCTGGAAGAAGAAACGGGAATTACCGCCGACGATATCACCGTCGACCCCAGCTTCCGTTACGAACTGCAGTACGTCGTCAGCTACAAAAAGAAGTTTGGCGGCGCGGATGCGTTGAAGACGGTCGTTTACTTTCTGGCTCGACTTGATCGTGACGTCGAACTGAAACTGACCGAACATGGCGATGCCAAGTGGCTGCCATGGAATCCTCCGCACGACATCCAAGAGAAGACAATCAATCCGCTTCTCGCGTCCGTCGCGGAGTATATCGCGTCGAAGTAG